From Glycine soja cultivar W05 chromosome 4, ASM419377v2, whole genome shotgun sequence, the proteins below share one genomic window:
- the LOC114410736 gene encoding uncharacterized protein LOC114410736 has translation MACPEGKKVAFGTYTLVEEVEYWWENTHQCLEAEGQDVTWDVFKRVFLEKYFPKDVRNKKEMEILELKQGNMTVAKYATKFEELVTYFPHYQGRDGESSKCVKFLNGLGPEVKQVVNYQGVRQFPLLVNMC, from the coding sequence ATGGCATGTCCGGAGGGGAAAAAAGTTGCTTTTGGTACATATACTCTGGTGGAGGAAGTTGAGTATTGGTGGGAGAATACTCACCAATGCCTAGAGGCTGAAGGTCAAGATGTGACCTGGGATGTCTTCAAGAGGGTATTTTTGGAGAAATACTTTCCTAAGGATGTTAGGAATAAGAAGGAGATGGAGATCTTGGAGCTCAAGCAGGGAAACATGACTGTGGCTAAATATGCAACCAAGTTTGAGGAGCTGGTGACGTACTTTCCCCATTATCAAGGGAGAGATGGTGAAAGTTCCAAATGTGTGAAGTTTCTGAACGGCTTGGGACCTGAAGTGAAGCAAGTTGTGAATTACCAGGGTGTTCGTCAATTTCCACTCTTGGTTAACATGTGCTAG